The following coding sequences are from one Lolium rigidum isolate FL_2022 chromosome 6, APGP_CSIRO_Lrig_0.1, whole genome shotgun sequence window:
- the LOC124660470 gene encoding BTB/POZ and MATH domain-containing protein 1-like has protein sequence MAEYTRIPVAVVGEKRFHVMKIERYSRAKQLLITGRRTRSACFSVGGHSWAVQCYLNGDTDPDFISLYLLLDSSNDAREVTAEFRFSVLDKDGEAVDSLSRTHCTRTFQPKGLGWGYSSCVRKADLERSAHLRDDSFSIGCDVAVMKAIGSRVARVVPPSDLHRHLGDLLKSKDGTDVTFQVGGESFSAHRSVLAARSSVFKAELFGAMRENTVDPIEIRDMEADVFMSLLRFIYTDSLLEASPDSGDGGEAPGDVVMAGHLLVAADRYNIERLKLICERKLCSHIDTNMVATSLALAEQHGCHALKEACLQFLASPSNLEGMKASEGYKHLKSSCPSVLKELVARLLPAELKAAKDIIMEI, from the coding sequence ATGGCTGAGTACACCCGTATTCCGGTCGCCGTTGTAGGCGAGAAGAGGTTTCACGTGATGAAGATAGAGAGATACTCGAGAGCCAAGCAGCTCCTCATCACGGGCAGACGTACCAGATCGGCGTGTTTCAGCGTCGGAGGCCACAGCTGGGCTGTGCAATGCTATCTAAACGGTGACACGGATCCGGACTTCATATCCCTCTACCTGCTTCTTGATTCTTCTAATGATGCCAGAGAGGTGACGGCGGAATTCCGTTTCAGCGTGCTAGACAAGGATGGAGAAGCGGTGGACTCGCTCAGCCGTACCCATTGCACACGCACCTTCCAACCGAAAGGTTTAGGCTGGGGCTACTCTAGCTGCGTAAGGAAGGCCGATCTGGAGCGATCTGCGCATCTGAGAGACGATTCCTTCAGCATCGGATGTGATGTGGCCGTCATGAAGGCGATCGGAAGCAGGGTGGCAAGGGTTGTTCCTCCGAGTGACTTGCATCGGCATCTCGGCGACCTCCTTAAAAGCAAGGATGGAACGGACGTGACCTTCCAGGTCGGAGGGGAGAGTTTCTCGGCTCATAGGTCCGTGCTCGCTGCGAGGTCGTCTGTCTTCAAGGCGGAGCTCTTCGGTGCCATGAGGGAGAACACGGTCGATCCGATCGAAATTCGTGATATGGAAGCTGATGTGTTCATGTCCTTGCTCCGTTTCATATACACCGATTCACTGCTTGAGGCGTCTCCCGACAGTGGCGATGGTGGCGAAGCACCTGGAGACGTGGTAATGGCTGGCCACCTGCTTGTTGCCGCGGACAGGTACAACATTGAGAGGCTGAAGCTGATTTGTGAGCGCAAGCTATGCAGTCACATTGACACCAACATGGTGGCGACCAGCTTGGCTTTGGCTGAGCAGCATGGCTGCCATGCACTCAAGGAGGCATGTTTGCAGTTTCTCGCTTCTCCTTCCAATTTGGAGGGGATGAAGGCAAGTGAAGGCTACAAGCATCTGAAAAGCAGTTGCCCGTCTGTTCTGAAGGAGCTAGTGGCTAGACTCCTGCCGGCCGAGCTCAAAGCGGCCAAGGACATTATCATGGAAATTTAG